Part of the Candidatus Methylomirabilota bacterium genome, CGGGCGAAGGCGGCGTCGTCCAGGTAGCCACGACCGGTGAGCTCGGCGACGACGGCCTCGGCGACGTCCAGCGGCGCCCCCCGCCTGACGAGGCGGCGGTTCAGGTCGGCGCGGGTCCAGGGATGGCGGGAGATCAGATCGGCCGCCGCCCGGCGCGCCGCGGGGACATCCAGCGGGCGGCGGGGCTTACCTATCGCTTGCGGAACGGGCTCGCGCCCGCGCCGGGAGCGGGCCCGCCGCCCGGCCCCGGAAGGCCCGGCGCCGGCTTCTTCTGGTCGCCCTCGAACGTCAACTCACCGGTCGAGAAGATGCCGCGCACCTTGAGGTCGAAGTCGTCGGCGTTGGTGGCGGCTTCCCGGGCCGTCTCGTAGGAGATGATCCCGTCGCGGTAGAGCTTGAGCAGGCACTGGTCGAAGGTCTGCATGCCGTACTGCGCGGTGCCCTGGGCGATGTAGGCCGGAATCTCGGCCGTGCGCTTGGCCTCCCGGATGCAGTCCTTGATGAGGGCGGTGCCGATCATGACCTCCACCGCCGGCACCCGCCCGTCGCCCCCGATGGTGGGCACCAGCCGCTGGGAGAGGACGCCCACGATGACGGCGGCGAGCTGGTCACGGATCTGCTGCTCCTGGTGCGGCGGGAACGTGCCGATGATGCGGTTCACCGTTTCCGTCGCGTTCAGGGTGTGCAGGGTGGAGAGCACGAGGTGGCCCGTCTCGGCGGCGTGCAGGGCCACCGACATGGTCTCGGGGTCGCGCATCTCACCGACCAGGATGACGTCGGGGTCCTCGCGCAGCGCCGCGCGCAGCGCGATGGCGAAGTTGGTCGAGTCGTGGCCGATCTCGCGCTGGCTGACCACGCAGTTGATGTCCTCGTGGGCGAACTCGATGGGATCCTCGATGGTGATGATGTGATCGTTCCGGCTCCGGTTGATGAAGTCGATCATCGCGGCCAGCGTCGTCGACTTGCCGGACCCGGTGATGCCGGTGACGAGGATCATCCCGCGCCGCTCCATGGAGAGCTTCTCCAGCACCGGGGGCAGGTTCAGCTCCTCGAAGCGCGGCTTGCGGGTGGGAATCGCCCGCATGACGGAGCGGATCTGGCCCGTCGACAGGAACATGTTGACGCGGAAGCGGCCGTGGTCCCGGACGGCGTAGGCCACATCGATCTCGCGGCCGTCCTTGAGCTGGCCGTACAGGCGCTCGGGCAGGACGCGCCGGGCCACCCCTTCCATGTCCGCGGCGGTGACGACACCCAGGTCGGGCCGGGGCACCAGCCGGCCGTGGACGCGGAAGATGGGGGGCGAGTTCGGCTTGAGGTGCAGGTCGGAGGCGCCCTCCGTGACGCTGGCGACGAGGAGCGTGTCGAGGTCCACAGGTCCTCCCTACTTGACCGCGGCAGGCACGCGCAGGCCCAGGGTCTCCCGGATCTTTGACTCCAGGTCGGCGAGGACCGCCGGGTTGTCCTGCAACCACTTCTTGGCGTTCTCGCGACCCTGCCCGATTCGCTCGTTCTTGTAGGTGTACCAGGTGCCGGACTTCTCGATGACCTCCTGCTCGACGCCGGTGTCGAGGATCATGCCGGCCTTGGAGATCCCCTCGCCGTAGATCATGTCGAACTCGGCCTCCCGGAACGGCGGGGCCAGCTTGTTCTTGACCACCTTGGCCTTGGTCCGGACGCCGATCGAGTCCGTGCCCTGCTTGATCGCGTCTTGACGGCGCACGTCGATGCGCACCGAGGCATAGAACTTCAGCGCGCGCCCGCCCGGCGTGGTCTCCGGGGAGTTGTGGACGACAACGCCGTCCACCAGGTAGGTGTGGTGGCCCTCGATCTCCAGGTCGAACCGGTGTGAACGTCGCTTGTTGGCCTTGATGTAGCGCTGGAGGATCCGAACCGGAACGGCGCGCATGATGCGGCGACCAGCAAGAGATTCGCTCAACACCTCGGGATGCCAGGCAAAACGGCCTCGCAGGCTCTGATGCAGCTTGTAGTCAACGCAGGGATGAAGATATGGGGCGATCAACGCCTGAAACCGGGCGGTCTGTTCGGCATTAAACCGGAAACGAACACCATCGTCGCTCGGTTCACCGATCCCAAGCCGTGCCATGGTTTCACATACAACTCGGCGTGATTCCCCCTTCAGGGACTTGTTGCAGATCAGCGCCTTACCCTTACCCCACCGAGCATGGCTTCCTTCGTATGCACCGTCATCGCCGTACCACACAGCTAGGCCTCGTGGATCGAGCTGCCGAAGAGCCGCGCTTGTTGCTATCCGCTGCCCATCTTCGTCGTAGAGGTGGCGCCGGAGGTCGGCGACCGCCGGCGACGCCAACGTACTGAAACCGTACCCATTACCGACCCTGCCGATGGGGCGAGAGAACGGCTCGAGCAGAACATGCTTCCAGTGAAGATATTCTTTCTGCCTGGACGAATGTCC contains:
- a CDS encoding type IV pilus twitching motility protein PilT yields the protein MDLDTLLVASVTEGASDLHLKPNSPPIFRVHGRLVPRPDLGVVTAADMEGVARRVLPERLYGQLKDGREIDVAYAVRDHGRFRVNMFLSTGQIRSVMRAIPTRKPRFEELNLPPVLEKLSMERRGMILVTGITGSGKSTTLAAMIDFINRSRNDHIITIEDPIEFAHEDINCVVSQREIGHDSTNFAIALRAALREDPDVILVGEMRDPETMSVALHAAETGHLVLSTLHTLNATETVNRIIGTFPPHQEQQIRDQLAAVIVGVLSQRLVPTIGGDGRVPAVEVMIGTALIKDCIREAKRTAEIPAYIAQGTAQYGMQTFDQCLLKLYRDGIISYETAREAATNADDFDLKVRGIFSTGELTFEGDQKKPAPGLPGPGGGPAPGAGASPFRKR
- a CDS encoding recombinase RecA, which gives rise to RIGRIVRRRLPVEVLSYNPSTGEIGPRRVINWYDNGPADHFLQFVVDGGPAHRGFFAPTPNHLIFTLNGQVPAGDLHVGDSVLFGMPDYRFTSDQYQLLLGGTLGDGSLRMAGRHSAYFRVGHSSRQKEYLHWKHVLLEPFSRPIGRVGNGYGFSTLASPAVADLRRHLYDEDGQRIATSAALRQLDPRGLAVWYGDDGAYEGSHARWGKGKALICNKSLKGESRRVVCETMARLGIGEPSDDGVRFRFNAEQTARFQALIAPYLHPCVDYKLHQSLRGRFAWHPEVLSESLAGRRIMRAVPVRILQRYIKANKRRSHRFDLEIEGHHTYLVDGVVVHNSPETTPGGRALKFYASVRIDVRRQDAIKQGTDSIGVRTKAKVVKNKLAPPFREAEFDMIYGEGISKAGMILDTGVEQEVIEKSGTWYTYKNERIGQGRENAKKWLQDNPAVLADLESKIRETLGLRVPAAVK